Genomic window (Megamonas funiformis):
ATCACTGTTATTTTAGCTAGAATTTTTCTTAATGAACGTTTAAATTTAATTCAAATAATAGGTATAATAATTTCTTTTTTTGGTACCTTATACCTATTGAGTGGAGGTACACTTTCCACATTTACCCAAATGAATTTTAACAAAGGAGATATTTATTTCTTCATCGGTGAAGTAGCTTGGGTCATATATATTTTACTTAGTATTCCTATACTCAAAAAAATATCAGTATTATCAGCCACTGCTTGGTCTGGATTATTCGGCTCTATTTTGACAGCACTATTTGCCCACTATAGTGTAGGCTTACAAATAGTTCCATTATCCACTCTTGGTATTTATTCATTCTTATTTATCATTTTAGGTGGCGGTATAACTGCTATGATTTGCTGGAATTTAGGCACTAAAAAAGTAGGAGCTAGTAATTCTGCTATATTTTTGAATTTATTACCTGTAGTAGGTATTATTTCTGCATATTTTACCTTGAATGAACCGATTACTCTGCAAAAAATTTTAAGTGGTATCTTTATTATTTTAGGCGTATATATAACGACTCATAGCCACAAATTTATCAAGAAATCTAACTAAAAGAAAAAGACGATATCAAGATGATTTTATTCATCAAGACATCGCCTTTTTTATTTATCTAATTTAATTAAATACCTTTAAATTCAAAGGAGAAATGTTTATCTTCGTTTTTAGTAATATATTCATCAAGAGTTGGTGCACCCCAAGAATCATCACCGCCAACACCGTACATACCAGCAGAAGCTCTAACTACTGTATGATGTGGTCTAGCTAAATCATAATGATGTCTAGCATTTTCAAGTTCATGTGGATTGTATGGAAGAGCAGAAGCTTCAAATGGAGTTGCAGAAGAAATTCTAACACCTCTACCGCGTCTATCTGTTACTTCAAACCAACGAACATCACAATGATTTCCACATTCTTGTGGTACTAAATATGGCTGAATTTCATCTTGTGTTGTAGTAGTGAAGATGCCTAATTTGCCACCTTCTTTACGGTCAATATAATTATCACATGGACCTAAACCATAGTATTTGATTTGGTCATAATCAACTGGAAGTGTAAAGAGCATACCAAAATCAGGAATAGCAGGAAGACCTTCTACTTTTTTGTAATCCATATCAACTTTAACAACGCCATCACCTGTAACAGTATAAGTTACTACTACATGAGCTACTGGTCTTGTTGCGAGTTCATAAGTATATTTTACAGTTGCAGATTCAGTACCATTTTCAGATACTTGCATATCTACGCATTTAGTGTACATACTTGCTAATTTCCATTGAGCTGTATCAAATGGCATACCACAACCATTATCATTGTCGATAGGTGCTCTCCAGAAATTCATTTTAGGGAATTCTTCAATGAGTTCTACACCATTATATTTATAAGAAGTAAGCATTTTTCTATCAGCAGAGAACATAACGCTGAAGCCTTCGCCTTTTACGCCAATATTGAAATCGGATTTAACGACTTTAATTGGAGCTACTGCTTTTTTATCTGCTTTGCCTTCTTTTGTGA
Coding sequences:
- a CDS encoding DMT family transporter, yielding MQHKAYSFLIIACLLWGFQPVTIKIVTQEMNILTIIPLRFLIVSIILFIIMKITNEKNFLPPKKSLLTLFLMGFFGITVSNGIQFTGLQYSSVGNMTLISTTAPVITVILARIFLNERLNLIQIIGIIISFFGTLYLLSGGTLSTFTQMNFNKGDIYFFIGEVAWVIYILLSIPILKKISVLSATAWSGLFGSILTALFAHYSVGLQIVPLSTLGIYSFLFIILGGGITAMICWNLGTKKVGASNSAIFLNLLPVVGIISAYFTLNEPITLQKILSGIFIILGVYITTHSHKFIKKSN